A genomic region of Vibrio ziniensis contains the following coding sequences:
- a CDS encoding LysR family transcriptional regulator: protein MLNAKDRLLRNLDWNLLYTFLTIVNEGGISAAARRLSLSQPSVSNALKRLEDHLDKRLILRKKGVFTLTLHGMRVYEYASSVGRIVGTMADQFVDQTDNIQGELTIEIASHLQCPAFDTTLAQYHNLFPNVIFNINTFPSADIVSHVTEGVLHIGLSNKKIAKTGVRCDFIGYEQMGFYCGRAHPCFGRKDLTLEDIRGLPYISFESDQPGEGLDAIAQFRDQKQFWGKLVAVSSNLEEVRRLIMTGIGFGALTVESAKPFVAQELLWALPPYESLPVTDMYLVTPDTVSLNEIESKFIRMLKQNTQALVRGNLS, encoded by the coding sequence ATGCTGAACGCTAAAGATCGATTACTTCGCAATCTGGATTGGAATCTGCTCTATACCTTTTTAACGATTGTGAATGAAGGGGGGATTAGCGCCGCTGCACGTCGATTATCCTTGAGCCAACCGAGTGTGAGTAATGCTCTCAAGCGATTAGAAGATCATCTTGATAAGCGATTAATACTGCGAAAGAAAGGTGTATTCACCCTTACGTTGCATGGTATGCGAGTGTACGAATACGCATCATCGGTCGGTCGCATTGTCGGAACAATGGCGGATCAGTTCGTTGACCAGACCGATAACATTCAAGGAGAGCTAACGATTGAGATTGCCAGCCATCTTCAATGCCCGGCGTTTGATACTACGCTCGCTCAGTACCATAATTTGTTCCCCAACGTGATTTTCAATATCAATACGTTTCCAAGTGCCGATATCGTCAGCCATGTGACCGAAGGTGTTTTACATATCGGATTAAGCAACAAGAAAATCGCTAAAACAGGTGTGAGATGCGATTTTATCGGCTATGAACAGATGGGCTTTTATTGTGGTCGAGCACACCCTTGTTTTGGTCGCAAAGATTTGACGCTAGAAGATATACGTGGCTTGCCATACATCTCATTTGAAAGCGACCAACCCGGAGAAGGCTTAGATGCTATCGCGCAGTTCCGAGATCAAAAACAGTTCTGGGGTAAGTTGGTGGCGGTATCTTCAAACCTTGAAGAGGTGCGTCGTTTAATCATGACCGGAATCGGCTTTGGAGCGTTAACCGTGGAAAGTGCCAAGCCGTTTGTTGCACAAGAGCTTTTGTGGGCGTTGCCGCCGTACGAGTCATTACCTGTGACGGATATGTATTTGGTGACACCAGACACAGTGAGTTTGAATGAAATTGAATCCAAATTCATTCGGATGCTAAAACAGAACACACAGGCACTTGTAAGGGGAAATCTTAGCTAA